The genome window CCTTCTGGCCACGATCGGTCTGGTTTCGATTCTCACGGTCTGCCTGTCGATCTACGGCACCGCCGGCACCGGTCCCAACGTGCAGCCCCCCGACGCCACGATCGACAATCCCCCCGCAGACCTCTTCACCAAGGCCGGTTGGGCTGAGTTCGCCAGCGGCTTCTGGCTCGGTGGCTGCGGCGGCGCCGCCTTCGCCTGGTTCCTGGCCGGTACCGCTCTGGTGGCTCCGCTCACCAACCTCGCCGGTGGCGTCTGGAGTGTGAACTGATGCGCTGAGTCGTCAGCGTTCACCTTGAAGCCCCGCCCAGGCGGGGCTTTTTCATGGCCGGTACCCAGGTTGGCATCAGGCCGGCACTGGCCCTGGGGCAGAAGCTGCGGCCCAGCAGCCGGCGCGGTGCCAAAACGGCTCAGGAGCGGGGGCAGTTTCTGTAAGGATTGGTGAACGACAGGCTTGAGTTGCGGGATCGGATCCATGTCGGTGTCTGATCCGTTTCTGCGCCGGCCGGTGCTCACCCTGGTGGTGACCCTGCTGATCCTGCTGGCCGGGCTGATCAGCCTGCCGGCATTGCAAGTGGAGAACCTGCCGCCGATCGCGCCAATCCGCGTGATCGTCCGCGCCAGTTATCCCGGCGGTGGAGCAACGGTGGTTGAACAGGGTGTCACCACTCCTCTGGAGCAGCAGCTCAATGGCCTAGAGCGACTGGAGAGCATCCGCTCCACCAGCTCTGCGAATGGCAGCGCAATCACCCTCACCTTCGATGGCGGTAACGCGGAGCTCAACCAGATCAATGCCCAGAACGAAGCAGCTCTGGTTAACAGGCAGCTGCCGCCCCAGGTGGCCCGTCTGGGGGTTCAGGTACGGCGCAGCTCTGACGATCTGCTGATGGTGCTGAGTTTCAGCGCACAGCGAGGCCTTTATGCACCATCCTTCCTCAGCGGCTGGATCGACCAACAGCTCAAGGACCGGCTGCAGCGTGTGCCGGGTGTCGGCAATGTCACCATCTCCGGTGGAGGGCAGCTCGCCTTCCGCCTCTGGCTCGATCCAGCGGCACTGGAGCAGCGCCAGCTGACGATCAGCGATGTTGAACGGGCAGTGGTCGGCCAGAATGTTCTGGCAGCCCTCGGCCAGGTGGGCGACGCCCCCAGTCCAGCCGGCCAGCTGACGACCCTACCCCTGGAGATGGAGGGCCGCCTGCGCAGCGTGCAGGAGCTGGAGTCGCTGGTGGTCAGCCGGTCGGCCAACGGCGGGGTGGTGCTGCTGAGCGACGTGGGGCGCGCCAGCCTTGAGCCCGAGAGTTTCGACAACTCCGCCCGGAATCTGGAAGGAAACACCACGGTGGTGGTTCAGATCTTCCAGAGGGACGGCAGCAATGCGCTGCAAGTGAGCAAAGCCGTGAATGCGGCACTGGCGGAACTGGCGCCCAGCTTTCCGCCTGGCATCGCCTTGCAGCAGATCGTGGATGTGGCCGACAGCGTTCGAGAAAGCATCGATCTCACCTGGGCGAGTCTGCGGGAGGCGGTGCTGCTCGTCCTTATCGTCCTGCTGCTCTCGCTCGGCAACACCCGGCTGGCCATCGTCACCGCCGTGGCAGTGCCGGTGTCCTTGATCGGAAGCCTCACGATCCTGAGGCTTGCCGGCAGCTCGATCAATACCCTCACGCTGTTCGGCATGGTGCTGGCCACAGGGATCCTTGTGGACGACGCCATCGTTGTGAGCGAGGACATCGGTCGCCGGCTGGAGCTGGGGGAAACACCGCTGCAGGCTGCGCGGAACGCCATGAACGAACTGGCCGGGGCGGTGATCGCCACGTCGCTGGTGCTCGTTGTGGTGTTTCTGCCGGTGTTGGCGCTGCCCGGCAGTGTTGGCCGGCTCTACCAGCCCATCGCCATCACGATCAGCGCCACGATTCTCCTCTCCACGGTCAACGCGCTTACGTTCACGCCTGTAGCAGCGAGCTGGCTCCTCGTTCACGGCTGGAAGGAACCCCACTGGCTGCTGAAGATCCTTGATCGTCCCCAGCGATGGCTCGACAGGCTGCGGCGTCTCTATGGCGAAGCACTGCAGCATTGCTTCCGCTGGCGCCGGCTGATCCTGGTTGGGCTGGCGGCAGGCCTGGTCCTGGCAGTGTGGGGCCTGGGTCAGTTGCCCACCGCCTTCATTCCCCAGGAGGACGACGGTCAGGTACGCGGCGTGGTGGTGTTGCCCGGCGGCTCCTCCCTGGAAAGCACCGAGACGGTGCTGGAAAAAGTGAGGCAAATCGTCGTGCAACAAGAGCCTGCCGTCCGCGTGGGGACGTTCAATGCAGGCCGCTCCTTCGGCGACAGTGCCGCGAACCGGGGCACCTTCTTCCTGCGGCTCAAGCCCCTGGCAGAGAGAGGATCAGGCCGGGAGATGAGCAATGAAGCCGTCGCTCGACGGCTCGGAAGGATTCTGAGAGAACGCCTGCCGGAAGCATCTGTGCAAGTAAGCGTTCCACCTTCCGTGCGGGGCTTCAGCGGCGAAGGAGGCCTGGAGATGGAGCTCCTTGACATCAGCGGCGGCCGTATGAGCCTGGCAGATTTCGAGCGCGAGGTACGTGATTTCATCGCCGCTGCCAACACCACCGACGCCTTTGAGCGGGTAAGCACCCGCTTCAGCGCCGATTCCCCCCTGCTGCGACTGCGGCCGGATCGACTGCGAATGGCATCGCTCGGGGTTGATCTGGAAACGGTGGTGTCCACCCTGGGAGCCAGCTTCGGCAGCAGCTACGTCAACGACAGCTTTGAGGGCGACCGGGTGCGGCGTGTGGTCGTGCAGCTGGATGGCGCAGACCGAAGCACGGCGGAGAACGTGTTGGCCCTGAAAATCCGCAGTGCCGGCGGGGCACTGATACCGCTGCGGGAAATCGTGCAGCTGGAGCAAGCAAGTGGCCCGGTGGCGATCAACCACAGCCGCCTGAGACGGGCGATCACCGTTCAGGCTGTGCCCAGGGCAGGAGTCAGCACCGGCCAAGCCATCGCCATGCTGGAGCAGGTGCATCAGGCGCGTCCCAACCTCACCACTGACCTCGAGTGGGTGGGACTGGCCCGCGAGGAACGCCAGTCAGGCGGAAGGGCCTGGCTGGTGTTTGCATTCGGTGTGGCCGTCATGGCGTTGGTGTTGGCCGCCCTCTACGAGAACTTCATCGATCCTCTGATCATTCTGATCACTGTTCCCCTTGCCTTGGTCGGAGCGGTGGTTGGTCTGGCAAGCAGGGGCAACTTTCTTGATATCTACGCTCAGATGGGGATGTTGGTATTGGTGAGCCTTGCCGCCAAGAACGGCATTCTGATTGTCGAGTTCGCCAACCAAAGGATGGCGGAAGGGAATGGACTGCGGGAGTCGGTGGAGGAAGCCGCCCTGAGCCGCCTGCGGCCGATCCTGCTCACTGCTCTGGCATCACTGGCCAGCATCCTGCCGCTCTTGCTGGCAGGGGGCAGCGGGGCCGCAGGACGGGCCAGCATGACCAGCATCAGCACAGTTCTCTTCTACGGCCAGTTGGTAGCCACAGTTCTCACGTTGTTTGTCGTGCCGGTGGTGTACGTCGAAGTGAAGATGCTCGAAGGTCGGCACTGAAGACATAACCTTCCGCAGCAGGTTACACCAGTGAGACAGTGAAACCGGGCCACACTTTCCATCCCTTGGCACCACTTCCGCACGGCAGGATCAGGTGCCAAACCCCCATGAGTTCAGCGTGTCGCAAGCTTTACGGAATTGCGATGTCATCGTTGTGTCAGCACCTGCTTCTGCGCAAGAAAAAACCCCCGGGTATACCCGGGGGTGAAGGAGGATCGTCCCTCGAAGATCAGGCTGGCCGCAGGGTCAGCCGAATTTGCCGGAGGTGGATGCGATCAAGAAGGCTGCGTATGTGAGCACGTAGCCAACGGAGAAGTGCGCCAGACCGACCACACGGGCCTGAACGATCGAGAGAGCGACGGGCTTGTCACGCCAGCCCACCAGGTTGGCGAGCGGGGTGCGCTGGTGTGCCCAGACGATGGTTTCGATCAGCTCCTGCCAGTAACCGCGCCAGGAGATCAGGAACATGAAACCGGTGGCCCACACCAGGTGACCGAAGAGGAACATCCAGGACCAGACGGCCAGGTTGTTCGATCCGAACGGGTTGTACCCGTTGATCAGCTGGGAGCTGTTGAGCCAGAGGTAGTCGCGGAACCAGCCCATCAGATAGGTGCTGGATTCGTTGAACTGAGCCACGTTGCCCTGCCAGATGGCCAGGTGCTTCCAGTGCCAGTAGAAGGTGACCCAACCCACCGTGTTCAGAGCCCAGAACACCGACAGGTAGAAGGCGTCCCAAGCAGAGATGTCACAGGTGCCGCCACGGCCGGGGCCGTCGCAGGGGAAGGAGTAGCCGAAGTCCTTTTTATCGGGCATCAGCTTGGAACCACGGGCGTCCAGAGCACCTTTGACCAGGATCAAGGTGGTGGTGTGCAGGCCAAGCGCGATGGCGTGGTGCACAAGGAAGTCGCCAGGGCCGATGGGCAGGAACACATCGGTGTTGCCGTTGATGGCATCGAGCCAGAAGTGATCACCAGGGATGTTGGCCGAAGCCAGGCTGGCGGCACTGCTGGGGTTCGAGAGCAGCACATCCATTCCGTACATGGCTTTGCCGGAGGCAGCCTGCACGAACTGAGCAAACACGGGCTCCACCAGGATCTGCTTCTCGGGGGTTCCGAACGCCACGACCACGTCGTTGTGGACGTAGAGGCCGAGGGTGTGGAAACCGAGGAACAGGGAGACCCAGCTGAGGTGGCTGATCAGAGCTTCCTTGTGATCAAGCATCCGAGCCAGAACATTGTTCTTGTTGGCTTCGGGGTCGTAATCACGAATGAAGAAGATCGCACCGTGAGCGAAGGCACCGACCATCAGGAAGATGGCGATGTACTGGTGGTGGGTATAGAGAGCAGCCTGAGTCGTGTAGTCCTTGGCGATGAACGCATAGGACGGCATGGCATACATGTGCTGCGCCACCAGGCTCGTGACCACACCCAGCGAAGCCAGGGCCAGGCCGAGCTGGAAGTGGAGCGAGTTGTTGACGGTGTCGTAGAGGCCCTTGTGCCCAGCACCGAGGTCACCAGGGGTGCCCTTGGGGGGGTTGTGAGCATCAAGGATCTCGCGGATCGAGTGACCGATTCCGAAGTTGGTCCGGTACATGTGACCGGCGATCACGAAGATGCAGCCGATCGCCAGATGGTGATGGGCAATGTCCGTGAGCCAGAGCGCCTCAGTCTGGGGGTGGAAGCCACCCAGGAAGGTGAGGATCGCGGTGCCGGATCCCTCAGCAGTACCGAACACCTGGTTGACGGTGTCGGGGTTCTCGGCATACACACCCCAGTTGCCGGTGAAGAACGGAGCAAGACCGGCGGGGTGGGGCAGCACGTTGAGGAAGTTGTCCCAGCCGACGTGCTGACCGCGGGCTTCGGGAATCGCCACGTGGACCAGGTGACCGGTCCAGGCGATGGAGCTGAAGCCGAACAGAACAGCCAGGTGGTGGTTCAGACGGGATTCAGCGTTCTTGAACCAGGCCAGGGAAGGCCGGAACTTGGGCTGAAGGTGAAGCCAGCCAGCGAACAGGGCCCAGGCCGACAGGATCATCATGAAGATGGAACCCTGATAAAGCTCGGCGTTGGTCTTCATTCCGATCGTGTACCACCAGTGGTACAGGCCGGAATAAGCGATGTTCACCGGAGAGGTGGCACCCGCCTGAGTGAAGGCGGTGATGGCCCCTTGGCCGAAGTGAGGATCCCAGATCGCGTGAGCGATGGGACGGACATGCAGCGGATCGGCGACCCACTGCTCGAAGTTGCCCTGCCAGGCGATATGGAACAGGTTGCCGGAAACCCAGAGGCCAATGATGGCCAGATGACCGAAGTGGGTGGAGAAGAGCTTCTGGTAAAGCTTCTCCTCGGTCATCCCGTCATGGCTCTCGAAGTCGTGAGCCGTGGCGATGCCGTACCAGATACGGCGGGTCGTCGGGTCCTGTGCCAGACCCTGGCTGAACGAAGGAAATTTCGTTGCCATTGGGAAAGGTCAGGTGTGAGGTCAGCCGACCGCGATGAGTCGGGACAGGAAGAAGGCCCAGGTGGTAGCGATACCGCCCAGAAGGTAGTGAGCAACGCCCACGGCACGACCCTGAGTGATGCTCAGAGCACGTGGCTGGATGGCCGGAGCCACTTTCAGCTTGTTGTGAGCCCAGACGATGGACTCAATCAGCTCTTGCCAGTAGCCGCGGCCGCTGAACAGGAACATCAGGCTGAAAGCCCAGACGAAGTGAGCACCCAGGAACATCAGGCCATAAGCACTGGAAGAGGTGCCGTAGCTGTTGATGACCTGAGCGGCCTGCGCCCAGAGGAAATCGCGCAACCAGCCATTGATGGTGATGGCGCTCTGAGCGAAGTTGCCATTGGTGATGTGCTGAACGCTGCCGTCCGCATTCACCGTGCCCCACACATCGCTCTGCATCTTCCAGCTGAAGTGGAAGATCACGATCGAGATGGAGTTGTACATCCAGAAGAGGCCGAGGAACACATGGTCCCAAGCCGAAACCTGGCAGGTACCGCCACGGCCGGGGCCGTCGCAGGGGAAGCGGAAGCCCAGGTTCGCCTTATCGGGGATGAGCCTGGAGCTGCGGCTGTAAAGCACACCCTTCAGCAGGATCAGCACGGTGACGTGGATCGTGAAGGCGTGGATGTGGTGGACCATGAAGTCGGCCGTTCCCAGGGGGATCGGGCCGGCAGCCACCTTGCCACCCACAGCAACAACAGCGCCATTGAACACTTCGCTCACACCGGCCAGCGCGTTGGGCGCAGTGGTACCGGCTGCAGCGGCGTGCAGGCCCTGAATCCATTGAGCGAAGATGGGCTTCAGCTGAATGGCGGTGTCACTGAACATGTCCTGGGGACGGCCCAGGGCACGCATGGTGTCGTTGTGGATATAGAGGCCGAAGCTGTGGAAGCCAAGCCAGATGCACACCCAGTTGAGGTGGCTGATCAGGGCATCACGAGCTTTCAGAACCCGGTCGAGCACGTTATCGATGTGCTGGGCAGGGTCGTAGTCACGGATCAGGGCAATGGCCGCGTGAGCGCCAGCACCCACCACCAGGAATCCGCCGATCCACATGTGATGCGTGAACAGCGAGAGCTGGGTGGCGTAGTCGATGCCGATGTAGGGATAGGGGGGCATCGAATACATGTGGTGCGCCACGATGATCGTGAGCGAACCGAACAGCGCGAGGTTGACCGCCAACTGGGCATGCCAGGAGGTGGTCATGAACTCGAACAGGCCGTCGTGACCCTTGGGTGCGGGGAACAGCAGGGGATCGCCCTTCTGACCCTCAAGGATCTCCTTGATGCTGTGGCCGATGCCCCAGTTGGTGCGGTACTGGTGGCCGGCAACGATGAACAGGACAGCGATCGCCAGGTGGTGATGCGCGATGTCGGTCATCCAGAGGCTGCCCGTGACGGGATTCAACCCACCTTTGAAGGTGAGGAAATCGCTGTAGGCGGCCCAGTTGCCCGTGAAGAAGGCGGAAAGGCCCGCTCCGAAACCGGGGAACAGCTGAGCGATCAGGTCCTGGTTGAGGAATTCGTGGGGGAGGGGAATGTCCGCCACCGAGGCGATGGTCTTGCCATTGAGCACCAGCGGCTTGCCGGCATCCATGGCATCCATCAGGGCCGTGGTCGGCAGGGACACGTGCAGGAGGTGACCCGTCCAGGACAGGGACCCCAGCCCGAGCAGACCGGCCAGATGGTGGTTGAGCATCGACTCAACGTTCTGGAACCACTCCAGCTTGGGGGCTGCCTTGTGGTAGTGGAAGACACCGGCGTTGAGCATCAGACCGGCCATCACCAGGGCGCCGATTGCCGTGCAGAGCAACTGGAACTCACTGGTGAAACCCCAGGCTCTCCACACGTGGAAAAGACCTGAGGTGATCTGGATGCCGTGGAAGCCGGCGCCCACATCGGCGTTGAGAATTTCCTGGCCGAAAATGGGCCAGACCACCTGAGCACTCGGTTTGACGTGCAGGGGGTCGGCCAGCCAGCCGGTGTAGTTGGAGAAGCGGGCACCGTGATAGAAGGCGCCGCTCAGCCAGATGAAGATGACGGCCAGATGGCCGAAGTGAGCGCTGAAGATCTTCCGGGAGACCTCTTCAAGGTCGCTCGTGTGGCTGTCGAAATCGTGAGCGTTGGCGTGGAGGTTCCAAACCCAGGTGGTGGTTTTGGGACCTTTGGCGAGGGTGCGATCGAAGTGCCCGGGCTTACCGAGAACATCGAAGTCGACGGGAACGGGGTTCCGGTCAACCATGGCCTTCGCCGTTTTCCCACGCTCTGGTGGGCTGATGGTCATCGAGACGTTCCTCGAGGGACGGGGTCGAGGTGGAGGTGGAGGTCCACCGCTCCGGCCGGGTGCAGGCACCTGGCCGGCGGGCCGAACAGCACCGCGGACCGGAATCCGCCATGCCGTTGACTCCAGAGGGCAGGGGCGTGGCGAAAGCCAAAACCCGTTGCCACGACTGGGGCAAGGGCCCCGATGAGGGGACCGCTGGCGAGAGTATAGGGGCGAGCTTCTGGCCGTTTGCCGAGGAAGTAACAAAGGTTCAATCCCCTGGCTCTCCTGTCTGGGACTGGGCTCTCCCGCCCGATTCTTGTCATTGAAATGCCGGGGATAAGCCCCCATTTGTTATCCGGCAATTCCGGATATTGGAGCGTTGATTCAAGTCCTCAGGGCGGCATCGATTCTGCGCTCACCAATGGGCCAGCAGAATGTCCAGGCCGTCGTCAGGGCAGGAGCAACGAGATGGTCATGGCGAGCCTGCCTGCCCGGAAGCTGCCGCACTTGCGGGGTTCACGCGCCTTGGGGCGGACCATCAGCGCCGGCCTGCTGTGCCTCACCGTGTTGCTCAGCGGAGGCTGGGGCTGGAGAAACGCCAGCTCACCTCCGCCTACCGCTGCACCGGCTCCGCTTGCCAGCGGCACCGTGCGCGAAGTCGCGCCGCCCCGCCCGACTGAGCAACTCAAGGAGGTGCTCAGCGCCCATCGCCCGCAGCTGACGATCGTTGCGCCGGCGCCGGACACCGTTCTTCCCGCCGACCCCTGGACCCTGGAGCTGCGTGTGGCTGACTGGCCGCTGGCGGGGACCAACCCAGGCGCTCCCGGCCCCCATCTGGTGGTGCAGCGCGACCAGGAGACACCGATCCGGGTCGGTGCGACGCCTGCCAGCCGCAGCAATGAGGACTCCGCCGATCCGCGCACAGTGAAGGTGCCGATGGAGCCGCTCACCCCGGGCAGCCATCGGATCAGCGTCTACGCCGCCTACCCCTGGGGTGAAGCGGTGAAAGCGCCCGGCGCCAGCACCCAGATCCGGTTGCACCGCGCCGCCGCCAACCCCCTGGGGGTGCCACAACCCGCCAGCCCCCAGCTGATTCCGGCCATTCCTTTCGACCTGATCCAGGCAGAACCGGTGCTGATCGACTGGCTGCTGTTCGATGCCCCCCTGCAACACCTGCGCGACGGCGACGACAGCTGGCGGTTGCGGATCACCCTCAACGGCGACAGCTTCCTGGTGGACCGTCAGACCCCGATCTGGCTGAAGGGACTGACCAGCGGGGAAAACGCCATCCAGCTGGAACTGCTTGATGGGAGGGGCGACCCGCTCAATGCACCCTTCAACTCCCTGGTGACGGCGGTGACACTCACGGCTGGGGCTCCATCGCGCTGGCCCTCCACTCCCCTCAATGACGCTGAGCTGAAGCGGGCCCTGCTGGGCGGAGCGGTCGGAACCTCCCCAGCAGAGCCGGCGCCGCCCAATCCGCCGGCGCCACCAGGGAAGCCATTTCCACTGGGGCAGTCATCTGCTTCTGGGCAACCATCGGCTCCTGGGCCGCAGGATCCGGGCGACAGCTCGGGCGCCAGCGCCAGAAATGTGGAGGAGGAAGCAGAGGCGGAGGCGGAGGAGCCGGAACCTGCCACCCTCTCCGCTCCGTCTGCCACTGCTGCGCTCTCCGCTGCCGGCCTGGCAGACGGGGAGCAGGTGGGGGCAGCATCCATCGCCGAGAAGGACGCCCCCCCACCTGAACCTGAGCTCGAGAGCCAACCTGAACGTCAGGCCAAAGCCGAAATCGAAACTCAGCTCAAAACGGGTAACGAACCTGGGCCCGAAATCGAACCAGAACACGAGCCGGAAGACCCGCCAGCTCCTAGCGATGGGATTGTCTCCATCCCTGGTGCTCCTAGCGAAAGAGATGCCGACGACGGACCGACAGCCGGCCCGTCCGCCGATGCGGGCGAATCGCCGGCGATCGGGCGTGCCAGGTTCGGCGCATGAACGACCCTACGCCTGACGCCTTGCCCTTGCCCTGCCGGGGACTCAGCCTCAGTCCTGCCGGCCAGCCCCTGCTTCAGCGGCTGCACCAGGCCGGGCTGGTGCAGGACATCGCCAGCCCCGAGGAAGCCGGCGGCACCTATCTGTCGCGGGAGTGGGGCAACAGCCGGTCCTTCGTGGCTGTGGGTGCCTGCGGAGCCATCACCCGGCTGATCGCACCACTGCTGCAGGGCAAAAGCCAGGATCCGGCGGTGGTGGTGGTGGATCCGGCCGGACGCTTCGCCATCCCGCTGCTGGGCGGCCATGGCGCCGGGGCAGAGCGTCTGAGCCAGCAGGTGGCGGCCCTGCTGGGCGGCCAGGCCGTGCTGACAGGCGCCAGCAGCGGCAGCGGCCGCCTTGCCCTCGATGGCTTCGGCACCGCGTGGGGATGGCGGCGCGGCAGCGGTGACTGGGACGGCCTGATGCAGGCAGCGGCCAGGGGGGAGCAGCCATTGGTGCAGCAGACCAGTGGCTCCCCCCTCTGGCGCGAGCTTGAAGCGACCCAGCCGCTGAGCGGCGTGCCCGACCCGGCAGCTCCTGTGCTGGTGATCAGCGATCAACTGGGCATGGGCTGTCGCTGGCACCCTCCCAGCCTTTGGTTGGGGGTGGGCTGCGAGCGCGGCACCAGCTTCACCCTGCTGGAGCGGGCGGTGCTGGCAGCGCTGCAGGAGGCTGGGTTGGCGCCGGAGGCCGTCGCCGGCCTGTGCAGCGCCGACCGCAAAGGGGATGAGCCGGCACTGCTGGCGCTGGCCGCTGAGCGCCAGTGGCCGCTGCGGCTGTTCAGTGCCGCCGAGCTCGCCGTTGTGCCGGTGCCGACCCCTTCGGCGGCCGTGGCGCGGGAGATGGGCACGGCCAGCGTGGCGGAGGCGGCAGCGCTGCTGGCCGCCGGACCCGGGGGCTGCCTGCGCCAGGCCAAACGCATCGAACGCTGCCGCAGCGACGAACGCGGAGCCGCCACGGTGGCGGTCGCGGCCGCCGCGGAGCAGTGGGCGCCGCAACGGGGCCGGCTGCATCTGATCGGCAGCGGGCCTGGCGAGCTGGCCCTGCTCACTCCCGATGCCCGTGCCGCACTGGCGGCGAGCACGGTCTGGGTGGGCTACGGCCTGTACCTCGACCTGCTGGAACCACTGCGTCGGCCTGATCAGCTGCGCTGCGACGGCCAGCTCACCCTGGAGCGGGAACGGTGCCGCCAGGCGCTGGAGCTAGCGGCGCAAGGCCTGACGGTGGCACTGGTGTCATCGGGCGACAGTGGCATCTATGGCATGGCCGGGCTGGCGCTGGAGCTGTGGCTGGCCCTGCCGGCCGAGGCCCGCCCCGGCTTCACGGTGCATCCGGGCATTTCCGCGCTGCAGCTG of Synechococcus sp. MW101C3 contains these proteins:
- a CDS encoding efflux RND transporter permease subunit, which produces MSVSDPFLRRPVLTLVVTLLILLAGLISLPALQVENLPPIAPIRVIVRASYPGGGATVVEQGVTTPLEQQLNGLERLESIRSTSSANGSAITLTFDGGNAELNQINAQNEAALVNRQLPPQVARLGVQVRRSSDDLLMVLSFSAQRGLYAPSFLSGWIDQQLKDRLQRVPGVGNVTISGGGQLAFRLWLDPAALEQRQLTISDVERAVVGQNVLAALGQVGDAPSPAGQLTTLPLEMEGRLRSVQELESLVVSRSANGGVVLLSDVGRASLEPESFDNSARNLEGNTTVVVQIFQRDGSNALQVSKAVNAALAELAPSFPPGIALQQIVDVADSVRESIDLTWASLREAVLLVLIVLLLSLGNTRLAIVTAVAVPVSLIGSLTILRLAGSSINTLTLFGMVLATGILVDDAIVVSEDIGRRLELGETPLQAARNAMNELAGAVIATSLVLVVVFLPVLALPGSVGRLYQPIAITISATILLSTVNALTFTPVAASWLLVHGWKEPHWLLKILDRPQRWLDRLRRLYGEALQHCFRWRRLILVGLAAGLVLAVWGLGQLPTAFIPQEDDGQVRGVVVLPGGSSLESTETVLEKVRQIVVQQEPAVRVGTFNAGRSFGDSAANRGTFFLRLKPLAERGSGREMSNEAVARRLGRILRERLPEASVQVSVPPSVRGFSGEGGLEMELLDISGGRMSLADFEREVRDFIAAANTTDAFERVSTRFSADSPLLRLRPDRLRMASLGVDLETVVSTLGASFGSSYVNDSFEGDRVRRVVVQLDGADRSTAENVLALKIRSAGGALIPLREIVQLEQASGPVAINHSRLRRAITVQAVPRAGVSTGQAIAMLEQVHQARPNLTTDLEWVGLAREERQSGGRAWLVFAFGVAVMALVLAALYENFIDPLIILITVPLALVGAVVGLASRGNFLDIYAQMGMLVLVSLAAKNGILIVEFANQRMAEGNGLRESVEEAALSRLRPILLTALASLASILPLLLAGGSGAAGRASMTSISTVLFYGQLVATVLTLFVVPVVYVEVKMLEGRH
- the psaB gene encoding photosystem I core protein PsaB yields the protein MATKFPSFSQGLAQDPTTRRIWYGIATAHDFESHDGMTEEKLYQKLFSTHFGHLAIIGLWVSGNLFHIAWQGNFEQWVADPLHVRPIAHAIWDPHFGQGAITAFTQAGATSPVNIAYSGLYHWWYTIGMKTNAELYQGSIFMMILSAWALFAGWLHLQPKFRPSLAWFKNAESRLNHHLAVLFGFSSIAWTGHLVHVAIPEARGQHVGWDNFLNVLPHPAGLAPFFTGNWGVYAENPDTVNQVFGTAEGSGTAILTFLGGFHPQTEALWLTDIAHHHLAIGCIFVIAGHMYRTNFGIGHSIREILDAHNPPKGTPGDLGAGHKGLYDTVNNSLHFQLGLALASLGVVTSLVAQHMYAMPSYAFIAKDYTTQAALYTHHQYIAIFLMVGAFAHGAIFFIRDYDPEANKNNVLARMLDHKEALISHLSWVSLFLGFHTLGLYVHNDVVVAFGTPEKQILVEPVFAQFVQAASGKAMYGMDVLLSNPSSAASLASANIPGDHFWLDAINGNTDVFLPIGPGDFLVHHAIALGLHTTTLILVKGALDARGSKLMPDKKDFGYSFPCDGPGRGGTCDISAWDAFYLSVFWALNTVGWVTFYWHWKHLAIWQGNVAQFNESSTYLMGWFRDYLWLNSSQLINGYNPFGSNNLAVWSWMFLFGHLVWATGFMFLISWRGYWQELIETIVWAHQRTPLANLVGWRDKPVALSIVQARVVGLAHFSVGYVLTYAAFLIASTSGKFG
- the psaA gene encoding photosystem I core protein PsaA, whose product is MTISPPERGKTAKAMVDRNPVPVDFDVLGKPGHFDRTLAKGPKTTTWVWNLHANAHDFDSHTSDLEEVSRKIFSAHFGHLAVIFIWLSGAFYHGARFSNYTGWLADPLHVKPSAQVVWPIFGQEILNADVGAGFHGIQITSGLFHVWRAWGFTSEFQLLCTAIGALVMAGLMLNAGVFHYHKAAPKLEWFQNVESMLNHHLAGLLGLGSLSWTGHLLHVSLPTTALMDAMDAGKPLVLNGKTIASVADIPLPHEFLNQDLIAQLFPGFGAGLSAFFTGNWAAYSDFLTFKGGLNPVTGSLWMTDIAHHHLAIAVLFIVAGHQYRTNWGIGHSIKEILEGQKGDPLLFPAPKGHDGLFEFMTTSWHAQLAVNLALFGSLTIIVAHHMYSMPPYPYIGIDYATQLSLFTHHMWIGGFLVVGAGAHAAIALIRDYDPAQHIDNVLDRVLKARDALISHLNWVCIWLGFHSFGLYIHNDTMRALGRPQDMFSDTAIQLKPIFAQWIQGLHAAAAGTTAPNALAGVSEVFNGAVVAVGGKVAAGPIPLGTADFMVHHIHAFTIHVTVLILLKGVLYSRSSRLIPDKANLGFRFPCDGPGRGGTCQVSAWDHVFLGLFWMYNSISIVIFHFSWKMQSDVWGTVNADGSVQHITNGNFAQSAITINGWLRDFLWAQAAQVINSYGTSSSAYGLMFLGAHFVWAFSLMFLFSGRGYWQELIESIVWAHNKLKVAPAIQPRALSITQGRAVGVAHYLLGGIATTWAFFLSRLIAVG
- the cobJ gene encoding precorrin-3B C(17)-methyltransferase, with product MNDPTPDALPLPCRGLSLSPAGQPLLQRLHQAGLVQDIASPEEAGGTYLSREWGNSRSFVAVGACGAITRLIAPLLQGKSQDPAVVVVDPAGRFAIPLLGGHGAGAERLSQQVAALLGGQAVLTGASSGSGRLALDGFGTAWGWRRGSGDWDGLMQAAARGEQPLVQQTSGSPLWRELEATQPLSGVPDPAAPVLVISDQLGMGCRWHPPSLWLGVGCERGTSFTLLERAVLAALQEAGLAPEAVAGLCSADRKGDEPALLALAAERQWPLRLFSAAELAVVPVPTPSAAVAREMGTASVAEAAALLAAGPGGCLRQAKRIERCRSDERGAATVAVAAAAEQWAPQRGRLHLIGSGPGELALLTPDARAALAASTVWVGYGLYLDLLEPLRRPDQLRCDGQLTLERERCRQALELAAQGLTVALVSSGDSGIYGMAGLALELWLALPAEARPGFTVHPGISALQLAAARAGAPLMHDFCTISLSDRLTPWETIETRLRGAAAGDFVVALYNPRSRGRDWQLARACALLLEQRGGDTPVALARQLGRQDEHVSLHRLADLPVAEVDMLTLVLIGNSTTRIQDGRMVTPRGYPGADLA
- a CDS encoding photosystem I reaction center subunit XI; its protein translation is MTVHPVADPTVGNLATPINSSYFTKAFLNALPAYRPALSPNRRGLEVGMAHGFFLYGPFALTGPLRLTEYASTAGLLATIGLVSILTVCLSIYGTAGTGPNVQPPDATIDNPPADLFTKAGWAEFASGFWLGGCGGAAFAWFLAGTALVAPLTNLAGGVWSVN